A genome region from Diorhabda carinulata isolate Delta chromosome 2, icDioCari1.1, whole genome shotgun sequence includes the following:
- the LOC130890939 gene encoding asparagine--tRNA ligase, cytoplasmic, giving the protein MSGENKEPIYTSEKNGHDESGDGTEQKPFKTILQAMRHAGSEPFPIIYVDGKEDIKYEPAAKSQLKKIQKIWVRQNYKQVDKSKKEEEDAEKRSKNLDDARKIVIQEDETLPQAKKIRIFEGKNNRNQRVKVYGWAHRIRRQGKNLMFITLRDGTGFLQSVLNDKLCQTYSALILQTESSIILYGTIKELPKGKTAPGGHELIVDYWELIGLAPPGGADAILNEQALPDVQAENRHIVIRGENTCNVLRIRSVLLQAFRDHYTDRGYCEVTPPSIVQTQVEGGSTLFKMDYFGEEAYLTQSSQLYLETCLASMGDVYCIAESFRAEQSRTRRHLAEYTHVEAECPFITFDDLLNRLEDLICDVVDRVLKSPYGYIVHELNPNFKIPERPFLRMNYADAIEYLKENNITKEDGSFYEFGEDIPEMPERKMTDKINKPIMLCRFPANIKSFYMSKCPEDARLTESVDVLLPNVGEIVGGSMRIWDLEELLEGYKREGIDPAPYFWYTDQRKYGTCPHGGYGLGLERFICWLLNRYHIREVCLYPRYLHHCKP; this is encoded by the exons ATGTCTGGAGAAAATAAAGAAC CCATTTATACATCTGAGAAAAATGGACATGATGAAAGTGGAGATGGGACAGAACAAAAACCATTTAAGACTATATTGCAAGCTATGCGACATGCTGGTTCTGAACCGTTTCCTATAATATATGTGGATGGAAAAGAAg ATATCAAATATGAACCAGCAGCTAAATCccaattgaagaaaattcaaaaaatttgggTTAGACAAAATTACAAACAGGTTGATAAATCtaaaaaggaagaagaagatgCTGAAAAACGAAGCAAAAATTTGGATGATGCAAGAAAAATAGTTATCCAGGAAGATGAAACATTGCCTCAAGCAAAAAAGATAAGAATTTTTGAAG gaaaaaataatagGAATCAAAGGGTTAAAGTTTATGGCTGGGCACATAGAATTAGAAGACAAggaaaaaatttgatgtttataaCCTTAAGAGATGGTACAGGATTTTTACAATCTGTTCTCAATGATAAACTGTGTCAAACATATAGTGCACTTATTTTGCAAACAGaatcttctataattttatatggAACTATTAAAGAACTGCCCAAGGGAAAAACG GCTCCTGGAGGTCATGAGCTTATTGTAGATTATTGGGAATTAATTGGATTAGCCCCACCAGGAGGAGCAGATGCGATTTTAAATGAACAAGCTTTACCTGATGTTCAGGCAGAAAATAGACATATTGTGATCAGAGGAGAAAATACATGCAACGTTCTTAGGATACGCTCAGTTCTACTACAAGCATTTCG AGATCATTATACAGATAGAGGTTACTGTGAAGTTACTCCACCTTCTATAGTACAAACGCAAGTTGAAGGAGGATCGACTTTATTTAAAATGGATTACTTTGGAGAAGAAGCTTACCTTACTCAGAGTTCGCAACTTTATTTGGAAACATGCTTGGCATCTATGGGGGATGTTTATTGTATAGCAGAAAGTTTTAGGGCTGAACAAAGTAGAACCAGAAGACATTTAGCTGA GTACACTCATGTAGAAGCCGAATGTCCCTTCATTACATTTGATGATCTACTAAATCGCCTAGAGGATTTAATTTGTGATGTAGTAGATCGTGTTCTAAAATCTCCTTATGGTTACATTGTCCATGAACTCAACCCGAATTTCAAAATACCAGAGAGACCATTCTTGAGAATGAATTATGCTGATGCAATAGAATATCTCAAGGAGAATAATATAACTAAAGAGGATGGGTCATTCTATGAATTTGGCGAG gATATACCTGAAATGCCAGAAAGAAAAATGactgataaaattaataaacctaTAATGCTCTGTAGGTTCCCTGCTAACATTAAGTCATTTTACATGAGCAAGTGTCCAGAAGACGCGAGGTTGACTGAAAGTGTTGACGTGCTATTACCCAATGTTGGAGAAATCGTGGGAGGATCGATGAGGATATGGGATTTAGAAGAGCTATTAGAGGG GTATAAACGAGAAGGAATTGATCCAGCACCATATTTCTGGTACACTGACCAACGTAAATATGGAACTTGTCCTCATGGTGGTTATGGCTTAGGACTGGAAAGATTTATATGTTGGTTACTGAACAGATATCACATTAGAGAAGTCTGTCTATATCCACGTTATTTACATCATTGTAAaccttga